A window of Fusobacterium sp. DD2 contains these coding sequences:
- a CDS encoding DEAD/DEAH box helicase, protein MLVYRGKIPFMLGDYKENIIYLCSSNRNIEDYYAVLEDIYDGTILKFESTGNDDEIEKLNYDFLKLLKSEEKYIMLVSLESFLRDYFLEGESVEFSLGKSVDLKKLEEELIKNGYARNYMVEERKQYSIRGDILDIFPADSDAPVRMELSFGDEVDRISIFDIESQRSIEKKKNFRMYMGNNKEERVSFYSLVKDLKGAKFLIENPELLKYKLEELILRDRDRENLMRSRFNEIKNMGEEIEIKQFTHEEIHYFENHEFIHDLEENPQIKVLIMSEEAKRYSDIFKGIENMEFKRYPLFEGYREENLLVLTDRELKGVRVRRESSDKVSLKYKNLSEIREGDYIIHENYGVGLYLGIEIIDGHEYLKIKYADEDKLFVPVEGISRIEKYVSPPGVVPEIYNLGRRGFKRKKEKLYEEMLLFAKEIIEVQARRQSGLGYRFSPDTIWQEEFEEGFPYNETQSQRQAIQDVKFDMESSRVMDRVVCGDVGYGKTEVAMRAAFKAAIDGKQVAILVPTTVLAQQHFARFSERMKNYPITIELLSRLKTGGEQKKAIHSIEKGSIDIIIGTHRMLSKDVKFKDLGLVIIDEEQKFGVKAKEKLKKMRASVDMLTLTATPIPRTLNLSLLGIRDLSVIDTPPEGRKPIDTFFIPKESSDLKDIIMKEIAREGQVFYIYNYVNGISKKAQELAGILPEYIKIDYVHGQMQPREIRDKIKSFENGEVDILVATTIIENGIDIENANTMIIDGVEKLGLSQIYQLRGRIGRGHKQAYCYLLLKEEQGKKAKEREESLRNLEEQGGGGLQLSLEDMRIRGAGEILGERQHGALETFGYNLYMKMLQEEIERQKGEFVPQDTFEDIEVKVDFPAFIPDEYIDKNQKIKVYRELVEISSLEQLEEYREEVTDIYGKMPQEAKGLFEYIALKFRARELGIKKAIELDEGGCEIKFDRDKVEVEVILRLIQERKITYRNRQELVNYPGKIGEFLDIYEKYRGECKNEGI, encoded by the coding sequence ATGTTAGTATATAGAGGTAAAATTCCCTTTATGCTGGGGGATTATAAGGAAAATATAATATATCTATGCTCTTCTAATAGAAATATAGAGGATTACTATGCAGTTCTTGAAGATATCTACGATGGAACAATTCTCAAATTTGAAAGCACTGGAAATGATGATGAGATAGAAAAACTCAATTACGATTTCTTAAAGCTTTTAAAATCAGAGGAGAAGTATATAATGCTGGTATCTCTTGAATCTTTTTTAAGGGATTATTTTCTTGAAGGGGAAAGTGTTGAATTTTCTCTTGGAAAAAGTGTAGACCTTAAAAAGCTTGAAGAGGAACTTATAAAAAATGGGTATGCAAGAAACTACATGGTAGAGGAAAGAAAACAGTACAGTATAAGAGGGGATATTCTGGATATATTTCCAGCAGACAGTGACGCTCCAGTTAGGATGGAACTGAGCTTTGGAGATGAAGTTGACAGAATATCGATATTTGATATAGAGAGTCAGAGAAGTATAGAGAAAAAGAAAAATTTCCGTATGTATATGGGGAATAATAAGGAGGAAAGGGTATCTTTTTACTCACTTGTAAAGGATCTTAAAGGAGCAAAATTTCTGATAGAAAATCCTGAACTTCTAAAATATAAGCTGGAAGAGCTCATACTTCGTGACAGAGATAGAGAAAATCTCATGAGAAGCAGATTTAATGAGATAAAGAATATGGGTGAGGAAATTGAGATAAAACAGTTTACCCATGAGGAGATACACTATTTTGAAAATCATGAATTTATCCATGATTTAGAGGAAAATCCACAGATAAAAGTCCTTATAATGTCTGAAGAGGCTAAAAGATACAGTGATATATTTAAGGGTATTGAGAATATGGAGTTTAAACGTTATCCGTTATTTGAAGGGTATCGTGAGGAAAACCTTTTAGTTTTAACTGATAGAGAATTAAAAGGTGTAAGAGTAAGACGTGAGAGCAGTGACAAGGTAAGTCTTAAGTATAAGAATCTTTCTGAGATTAGAGAGGGAGATTATATTATCCATGAAAACTATGGTGTGGGACTATATCTTGGAATTGAGATAATAGATGGACATGAGTATCTTAAGATAAAATATGCAGATGAGGATAAACTCTTTGTACCAGTAGAGGGGATAAGCAGAATTGAAAAATATGTGTCACCTCCTGGAGTGGTACCTGAGATATACAATCTTGGTAGAAGAGGATTTAAAAGGAAGAAAGAAAAGCTCTATGAAGAGATGCTTTTATTTGCAAAAGAGATTATCGAGGTACAGGCAAGACGTCAAAGCGGCTTAGGATATAGATTTAGTCCTGACACAATTTGGCAGGAAGAGTTTGAAGAGGGATTTCCGTATAATGAAACTCAATCTCAACGTCAGGCTATTCAGGATGTAAAATTTGATATGGAATCAAGCAGAGTAATGGACAGAGTGGTGTGTGGAGATGTTGGATATGGTAAGACTGAAGTAGCTATGAGGGCAGCTTTTAAAGCGGCTATTGACGGTAAACAGGTAGCTATACTTGTGCCAACTACTGTACTTGCTCAACAGCACTTTGCAAGATTCAGTGAAAGAATGAAAAACTATCCTATAACAATAGAGCTTTTGAGCAGATTGAAAACTGGTGGAGAGCAGAAAAAAGCTATTCACAGCATTGAAAAGGGAAGTATTGATATAATAATAGGTACCCACAGAATGCTTTCAAAAGATGTGAAATTTAAGGATCTGGGACTTGTAATCATAGATGAGGAGCAGAAATTTGGAGTAAAGGCAAAGGAAAAACTTAAAAAGATGAGGGCATCTGTAGATATGCTGACACTTACAGCTACCCCTATTCCACGTACTTTAAACCTTTCTCTTTTAGGAATAAGGGATCTATCTGTAATAGATACACCACCTGAGGGAAGAAAGCCTATAGATACTTTCTTTATACCTAAGGAGAGTTCGGACCTTAAGGATATAATCATGAAGGAGATAGCAAGAGAGGGGCAGGTATTCTATATCTACAACTATGTAAATGGAATATCTAAAAAGGCCCAGGAGCTTGCAGGAATCCTTCCTGAATATATAAAGATAGATTATGTACATGGTCAGATGCAGCCTCGTGAGATTAGAGATAAGATAAAATCATTTGAAAATGGAGAGGTGGATATCCTGGTTGCAACTACCATAATTGAAAATGGAATAGATATAGAAAATGCCAATACAATGATAATTGATGGTGTAGAAAAGCTTGGACTTTCACAGATATATCAGCTTCGTGGAAGAATTGGAAGAGGACATAAACAGGCCTACTGCTATCTTCTATTGAAAGAGGAACAGGGTAAAAAAGCAAAAGAGAGAGAGGAATCTTTGCGTAACCTTGAAGAGCAGGGTGGAGGAGGACTTCAACTATCTCTGGAAGATATGCGTATAAGAGGGGCTGGCGAGATATTAGGAGAGCGTCAACATGGGGCACTTGAGACTTTTGGATACAATCTCTATATGAAGATGTTACAGGAAGAGATTGAAAGACAGAAAGGAGAGTTTGTACCTCAGGATACCTTTGAAGATATTGAGGTTAAAGTTGATTTTCCAGCATTTATACCAGATGAATATATTGATAAGAATCAGAAGATTAAAGTCTATAGAGAACTTGTTGAGATATCAAGCCTTGAGCAATTGGAAGAATACAGAGAAGAGGTTACAGATATCTATGGTAAGATGCCACAAGAGGCAAAGGGACTATTTGAATATATAGCACTTAAATTTAGAGCAAGGGAGCTGGGAATTAAAAAAGCTATTGAACTGGATGAAGGTGGCTGTGAAATCAAGTTTGATAGAGATAAGGTAGAGGTGGAAGTGATACTAAGACTCATCCAGGAAAGAAAGATAACATATAGAAATAGACAGGAGCTTGTAAATTATCCTGGAAAAATCGGTGAGTTTTTAGATATATATGAAAAATATAGAGGAGAATGCAAAAATGAAGGAATTTGA
- a CDS encoding radical SAM protein, with translation MSKELCWLLTSRCNQQCKYCHRFLNSNENSDKFYDKVINKLASMNIKHITLGGGEPFLAGNIRKIIELLNEKGIKVKVVTNGTLVISDFMNIIDKLENITLSIDSVEDDINEKLGRGKEHFSTIEKLLNTLCKGGIKPTVSINSVITKDNINGLKKLSVFLKKYKIKNWRIFRFCPLRETALKNKELLEITNEEFLNLKSEILSEDYPFSVDFRNYEDMSSKYLLITPDAKLSLSDNLDDKILGDIINDDLREYF, from the coding sequence ATGAGTAAAGAGTTATGTTGGTTACTTACATCAAGATGTAATCAGCAGTGTAAATACTGTCACAGATTTTTAAATAGCAACGAAAATTCAGATAAATTTTATGATAAAGTTATCAATAAACTGGCTTCTATGAATATAAAACATATAACTTTAGGAGGTGGAGAACCTTTTCTAGCAGGTAATATCAGAAAAATAATCGAACTTTTAAATGAAAAAGGAATAAAAGTAAAGGTTGTTACAAATGGAACTCTGGTAATTTCTGATTTTATGAACATTATAGATAAATTAGAAAATATAACTTTATCAATAGATTCTGTTGAAGATGATATAAATGAGAAGCTAGGAAGAGGGAAAGAGCATTTTTCCACTATAGAGAAACTACTAAATACTCTTTGTAAAGGTGGAATAAAGCCAACAGTTTCAATTAACAGTGTAATTACAAAGGATAATATCAATGGGCTTAAGAAACTGTCAGTATTTTTAAAAAAATACAAAATAAAAAATTGGCGTATTTTTAGATTTTGTCCACTTAGAGAGACTGCTCTAAAAAATAAAGAGCTGTTGGAAATAACAAATGAGGAGTTTTTGAATTTAAAAAGTGAGATTTTATCTGAAGATTACCCATTTTCTGTGGATTTTCGAAATTACGAGGATATGAGTAGCAAGTATCTTCTTATTACTCCAGATGCAAAACTCTCTCTTTCAGATAACCTAGATGATAAAATATTGGGAGATATTATAAATGATGATTTAAGGGAGTATTTCTAA
- a CDS encoding class I SAM-dependent methyltransferase gives MKIKAIFNISGITREVDRSKTDQNLLNDENINFMEKIKDIYSTDVIVINCHHDSNHFKTNYNFSNIIAFENEKEANLYIEKEAKNYDWILFFSNSKILTFHSPSVIQLPIDFYGHLSMFDSISFTEHAKNKLLYNELSKYYMEAIANNTEKEVSFLEDIFKNYVKKTSGKILDCCCGIGRHDLLLGQDGYGVTGIDICKFQIENAQKIHSHKNINYVVGDVRNFNLDEKYNMCICMWTTYNYLSQTEDLKKFLFNVYNHLEDDGILVLDSKNIPALEKRRIYKRNKGNNRVSLELLVYKRIIDNIQNSQYFYFINDDGKKNFYFDEEFVRFYYLNELKEICKPYFELVDSYGDFDKEEYRENSSNRFIAILKKNTKVK, from the coding sequence TTGAAAATCAAGGCAATATTCAACATTTCAGGTATTACGAGGGAAGTAGACAGGAGTAAAACAGATCAAAATCTGTTAAATGATGAAAATATAAATTTTATGGAAAAAATAAAGGATATTTATTCTACAGATGTCATTGTCATAAATTGTCATCATGATTCAAATCATTTTAAAACTAATTATAATTTTTCAAATATTATAGCTTTTGAAAATGAAAAAGAAGCTAATCTTTATATTGAAAAAGAAGCAAAAAATTATGACTGGATTCTATTCTTCAGCAATTCGAAAATCTTAACTTTTCATTCACCTTCAGTTATTCAATTACCAATTGATTTTTATGGACACCTTTCTATGTTTGATTCTATCAGCTTTACAGAGCATGCAAAAAATAAACTTTTATATAATGAGCTTTCAAAATATTATATGGAAGCTATTGCAAATAATACAGAAAAAGAGGTCTCATTTCTAGAGGATATATTCAAGAATTATGTAAAGAAGACTTCTGGAAAGATACTGGACTGCTGTTGTGGAATTGGAAGACATGACCTGCTTCTTGGACAGGATGGATATGGGGTTACAGGAATTGATATTTGTAAATTTCAGATAGAAAATGCTCAAAAAATACATTCTCATAAGAATATCAATTATGTAGTTGGAGATGTAAGGAATTTCAACCTAGATGAAAAATACAATATGTGTATATGTATGTGGACAACATATAATTATCTTTCACAAACTGAAGATTTGAAGAAGTTTCTTTTTAATGTCTATAATCATCTTGAAGATGATGGTATTCTGGTATTGGATTCCAAAAATATTCCAGCATTGGAAAAAAGAAGAATATATAAACGTAATAAGGGGAATAACAGAGTCTCTTTAGAACTTCTTGTGTATAAAAGAATTATAGATAATATTCAAAATTCACAATATTTCTATTTTATTAATGATGATGGAAAGAAGAATTTCTATTTTGATGAGGAGTTTGTAAGGTTCTATTATCTTAATGAGTTAAAGGAGATTTGTAAACCATATTTTGAACTTGTAGATTCATATGGAGACTTTGATAAAGAGGAATACAGGGAAAATTCAAGTAACCGTTTTATTGCAATTTTGAAGAAAAATACGAAGGTGAAATAG
- a CDS encoding CoA-disulfide reductase yields MKILIIGGVAAGMSAAAKASRLDPECQITIYEKTDIVSWGACGLPYYVGDFYQDPKNMIARPVEKFIEAGMDIRTFHEVIDLDPVKKEVTVKNLKNGEVFKDTYDKLMIATGASAIIPPIKNIDAKGVHTLKSFDDGIALKEEIKKEEYQNIVIIGAGYIGVEVIEAAKHLKKESIRVIQLGDRILMESFDKEITEVLEEELRSHKEVTLHLNEGVKEIVTQHGKVTGIITDKGEYPADLVVLATGVRPNTKFIQGKGIEMLPNGAVIVDEHGKTNIDSIYSAGDCATVFHRVKGEDVYIPLATTANKLGRVVGENLAGVKSIFKGTLGSAAIKVLDMEAGRTGISENEAKKMGIDYKTVFIKDKNHTNYYPGQSNIYVKLIYHSKSKVLLGAQIAGFSGAVLRVDALAVAIYAGLSVDEIGMMDFCYAPPFARTWDAMNIAGNAAK; encoded by the coding sequence ATGAAGATTTTAATCATTGGAGGAGTGGCAGCTGGAATGAGTGCAGCAGCAAAAGCATCAAGACTTGATCCAGAGTGCCAGATTACAATTTATGAAAAAACAGATATTGTATCATGGGGAGCATGTGGACTTCCATACTATGTGGGAGATTTCTACCAGGATCCTAAAAATATGATAGCAAGACCTGTTGAAAAATTTATAGAAGCTGGAATGGATATTCGTACATTCCATGAAGTGATAGATTTAGACCCTGTAAAAAAAGAGGTTACAGTTAAAAATCTTAAAAATGGTGAGGTTTTTAAAGACACCTACGACAAACTTATGATAGCAACTGGTGCCTCAGCTATTATTCCACCTATCAAAAATATAGATGCCAAGGGAGTTCATACTCTTAAATCTTTTGACGATGGAATCGCTCTTAAAGAGGAGATTAAAAAAGAGGAGTATCAGAATATTGTAATAATCGGTGCTGGATATATTGGTGTAGAGGTAATAGAAGCTGCTAAACACCTTAAAAAAGAGAGCATAAGAGTTATCCAGCTTGGAGATAGAATCCTTATGGAAAGCTTTGATAAGGAGATAACAGAGGTCTTAGAAGAGGAGTTAAGAAGCCATAAAGAGGTTACTCTGCATCTAAATGAAGGTGTAAAAGAGATTGTAACTCAACATGGCAAGGTAACTGGAATTATAACAGACAAGGGTGAATATCCTGCTGATCTTGTAGTTTTAGCTACTGGTGTCAGACCTAACACAAAATTTATCCAGGGAAAAGGAATAGAGATGCTTCCTAACGGAGCAGTTATAGTAGATGAACATGGAAAGACAAATATTGATTCAATCTACTCAGCTGGGGATTGTGCTACTGTATTCCACAGAGTAAAAGGGGAAGATGTATATATCCCTCTAGCTACTACTGCAAACAAACTTGGAAGAGTAGTTGGTGAAAATCTTGCTGGAGTAAAATCAATATTTAAGGGAACTCTTGGTTCTGCAGCTATTAAAGTACTTGATATGGAAGCTGGAAGAACAGGAATTTCTGAAAATGAAGCTAAAAAGATGGGGATAGATTACAAAACTGTCTTTATAAAGGATAAAAACCACACTAACTACTATCCTGGACAGAGCAATATCTATGTAAAACTTATATATCACAGCAAATCTAAAGTCCTTTTAGGAGCACAGATTGCAGGTTTTTCAGGAGCTGTTTTAAGGGTAGATGCACTGGCTGTAGCGATATATGCTGGCCTTAGTGTAGATGAGATAGGAATGATGGACTTTTGTTATGCTCCACCATTTGCCCGTACATGGGATGCAATGAATATAGCAGGTAATGCTGCAAAATAG
- a CDS encoding AAA family ATPase — MKIVVEGMDGVGKTTLAKRLAKELNYKYVDGLLISFFKDLGYSDEKISELKKAIYEFAEIDNSIIRTWFFGMANIFNLLNYDEDLIIDRHCLTTYYWNADEKSEKIYKFMQEISGKPDFILILVASPERRVERLEQRDLNDPDLLDAKKRAYGYNKFIQGAKDLNLDYCIIDTEGRNADEVFKIALEKVQNFISNKLKGEANE, encoded by the coding sequence ATGAAGATAGTTGTAGAAGGTATGGATGGAGTAGGAAAAACAACTTTAGCTAAAAGATTGGCAAAAGAGCTTAATTATAAGTACGTAGATGGATTGCTCATCTCTTTTTTCAAGGATTTAGGATATAGTGATGAAAAAATCAGTGAACTGAAAAAAGCTATTTATGAGTTTGCAGAAATAGACAACTCAATTATAAGAACTTGGTTTTTTGGAATGGCAAATATATTCAACCTTTTAAATTATGATGAAGACCTTATTATTGACCGTCACTGCCTTACTACTTACTATTGGAATGCAGATGAAAAATCTGAAAAAATATATAAATTTATGCAGGAAATTTCAGGAAAACCTGATTTTATTCTGATTTTAGTTGCATCACCTGAACGTAGGGTAGAAAGATTGGAGCAGAGAGATTTAAATGATCCAGATTTGTTAGATGCAAAGAAAAGAGCCTATGGATATAATAAATTTATTCAAGGAGCTAAGGATCTTAATCTCGATTATTGCATAATTGATACTGAAGGACGCAATGCTGATGAAGTTTTTAAAATTGCATTGGAAAAAGTACAAAATTTTATATCAAATAAATTAAAAGGAGAAGCTAATGAGTAA